The following proteins come from a genomic window of Corynebacterium hansenii:
- a CDS encoding NUMOD4 motif-containing HNH endonuclease — MTQPTYDELWLPIPGFEGFYEVSNQGRVRSLGRRVVYADGSVHTHPGKLLRQSICKMGRHRVDLRANGKRSNRLVHRLVLEAFVGPCPPGMECCHFDDNPSNNCLDNLRWGTRMENFDDRARNGIGYQANQTTCKFGHPLEGANLMPSALRKGKRACYACNRAHGYIRYRKELKPKFQEIADGYYQML; from the coding sequence GTGACTCAGCCTACCTATGACGAATTGTGGCTACCGATTCCGGGGTTCGAGGGATTCTACGAAGTCTCGAACCAGGGGAGGGTTCGGAGCCTGGGCCGCCGGGTGGTTTACGCCGATGGTTCTGTCCATACTCATCCGGGAAAACTACTCAGGCAGTCGATCTGCAAGATGGGGCGGCATCGAGTCGACCTCCGCGCCAACGGGAAGCGGTCGAATCGTCTCGTCCATCGGCTCGTTCTTGAGGCGTTCGTTGGGCCCTGCCCGCCCGGCATGGAGTGCTGCCACTTCGACGATAACCCGTCGAACAATTGCCTAGACAACCTCCGGTGGGGGACACGCATGGAGAATTTTGACGACCGTGCACGCAACGGCATCGGCTATCAGGCAAACCAGACGACGTGTAAGTTCGGGCACCCGCTCGAAGGGGCAAATCTCATGCCGTCTGCCCTTCGGAAAGGGAAGCGTGCTTGTTACGCATGCAACCGTGCCCACGGGTACATCCGCTACCGGAAGGAGCTGAAACCCAAGTTCCAGGAGATCGCCGACGGCTACTACCAAATGCTTTGA
- a CDS encoding NUMOD4 motif-containing HNH endonuclease: protein MTDHTETWRPIPGWEGRYEASTHGRIRNVPRRIIMRNGIPKTIRPRILTPQRKDKYGHLTLNLSRGDGRSNNRMVHRLIAETFLGPRPDGMHVRHLNGDPTDNRPENLAYGTHSENMRDMVRHGRNNVSKTHCPQGHPYSGANLRGEVGVGRRVCRSCAATHSAIQRGSARREDFTEVADRYFEQFTGVPFVRNGETPPLPVERKRRGQATRRAA from the coding sequence ATGACCGACCACACCGAAACGTGGCGCCCCATCCCCGGATGGGAAGGCCGCTACGAAGCCAGCACCCACGGCCGAATCCGCAACGTCCCCCGCCGCATCATCATGCGCAACGGCATCCCCAAAACAATCCGCCCCCGAATCCTCACGCCCCAACGCAAAGACAAATACGGGCACCTCACCCTCAACCTCTCCCGCGGCGACGGACGATCCAACAACCGCATGGTCCACCGACTCATCGCGGAGACCTTCCTCGGACCACGCCCCGACGGCATGCACGTCCGCCACCTCAACGGCGACCCCACCGACAACCGCCCCGAAAACCTCGCCTACGGCACCCACTCCGAGAACATGCGGGACATGGTCCGCCACGGGCGCAACAACGTCTCCAAGACACACTGCCCCCAAGGACACCCCTACAGCGGCGCCAACCTTCGTGGAGAAGTTGGCGTGGGACGACGCGTGTGCCGCTCGTGCGCGGCCACCCACTCCGCGATCCAGCGCGGGAGCGCGCGACGGGAGGACTTCACGGAAGTCGCTGACCGCTACTTCGAGCAGTTCACCGGCGTCCCCTTCGTCCGAAACGGCGAGACCCCTCCACTTCCCGTCGAAAGGAAGCGGAGGGGCCAGGCGACGAGGCGGGCAGCCTAG
- a CDS encoding major capsid protein → MGFKLPENLPTDADGLAQLRAQAVDVFNEIYGDGTGAPTQDEFAEMKAITEAIASIDGAAAELSAADERATAAAEMAATVAPAPAAEETDEDEGTAPEDTAEPADDGNDDDGEEAKADEKADDRQPVTASGRRTRFADAANGETPKVPAPERGFRLTTSAQNFETGIVDSMRVAKEFGNLATGRAARVIGSNGRSETTLAYVDRDIPAEFMIGDEADAIEVFDRATDESRLPGGSLVAAGSWCAPSETMYDFLPTLPVSGLLSLPEVGVKRGGIKLPKEPDYSALYAAIGFEQTEAQAQAGTEKTCYEIPCGEFEESRLDAVGVCITNGILQDKAWPELTKKYIEEALRLHQHKINARTIGKIVAASTDVSGFTGVFGAAGAVLSTLELQVADMRARHRLGRTQSLEGMAPEWLLGLLRSDLAYRDEVLPERVTDQHIIDHFRDRGANLQFVADWQNDVIGAKTPAKAWPAEVKVALWRAGAWAKALEPVVNIGVTHDSTLLKTNKQIQLFTEDGLAVINRDMESRVVTIPVKVDGMVGLRGPVAAAAG, encoded by the coding sequence ATGGGATTCAAGCTCCCCGAGAACCTGCCCACCGACGCTGACGGCCTCGCCCAGCTGCGAGCCCAGGCAGTCGACGTTTTCAACGAGATCTACGGCGACGGCACCGGCGCCCCCACCCAGGACGAGTTCGCCGAGATGAAGGCGATCACCGAGGCGATCGCGTCGATCGACGGCGCCGCCGCGGAACTGTCGGCCGCCGATGAGCGTGCCACCGCCGCCGCGGAGATGGCCGCCACCGTCGCCCCCGCCCCGGCCGCCGAGGAGACGGACGAGGACGAGGGCACCGCCCCGGAGGACACCGCCGAGCCCGCGGACGACGGCAACGACGATGACGGTGAGGAGGCGAAGGCCGACGAGAAGGCCGACGACCGCCAGCCGGTCACCGCCTCCGGCCGCCGCACCCGCTTCGCCGACGCCGCCAACGGCGAGACCCCCAAGGTCCCCGCCCCCGAACGTGGCTTCCGCCTCACCACGTCCGCCCAGAACTTCGAGACCGGCATCGTCGACTCGATGCGCGTCGCGAAGGAGTTCGGCAACCTCGCCACCGGCCGCGCCGCCCGCGTCATCGGGTCGAACGGCCGATCCGAAACCACCCTCGCCTACGTCGACCGCGACATCCCCGCCGAGTTCATGATCGGCGACGAGGCCGACGCCATCGAGGTGTTCGACCGCGCCACCGACGAATCCCGCCTGCCCGGCGGATCCCTCGTCGCCGCCGGCAGCTGGTGCGCCCCCAGCGAGACGATGTACGACTTCCTGCCGACGCTGCCGGTGTCCGGCCTGCTGTCCCTGCCGGAGGTCGGCGTCAAGCGCGGTGGCATCAAGCTGCCGAAGGAACCGGACTACTCCGCCCTCTATGCCGCCATCGGCTTCGAGCAGACCGAGGCGCAGGCCCAGGCCGGCACCGAGAAGACCTGCTACGAGATTCCGTGCGGCGAGTTCGAGGAGTCCCGCCTCGACGCCGTCGGCGTGTGCATCACCAACGGCATCCTGCAGGACAAGGCGTGGCCGGAACTGACGAAGAAGTACATCGAGGAAGCGCTGCGCCTGCACCAGCACAAGATCAACGCCCGCACCATCGGCAAGATCGTCGCCGCGTCCACCGACGTCAGCGGCTTCACCGGCGTGTTCGGCGCGGCCGGCGCGGTGCTGTCGACCCTGGAACTGCAGGTCGCCGACATGCGGGCCCGCCACCGCCTGGGCCGCACCCAGTCGCTGGAGGGCATGGCCCCCGAGTGGCTGCTCGGCCTGCTGCGCTCCGACCTCGCCTACCGCGACGAGGTGCTGCCCGAGCGGGTCACCGACCAGCACATCATCGACCACTTCCGCGACCGCGGCGCGAACCTGCAGTTCGTCGCCGACTGGCAGAACGACGTCATCGGGGCGAAGACCCCGGCGAAGGCCTGGCCGGCGGAGGTCAAGGTCGCCCTGTGGCGCGCCGGAGCGTGGGCGAAGGCCCTGGAACCGGTCGTCAACATCGGCGTGACCCACGACTCCACCCTCCTGAAGACCAACAAGCAGATCCAGCTGTTCACCGAGGACGGCCTCGCGGTGATCAACCGCGACATGGAGTCCCGCGTCGTGACCATCCCGGTGAAGGTCGACGGCATGGTCGGTCTCCGTGGCCCGGTCGCCGCGGCCGCCGGATAG
- a CDS encoding DUF7196 family protein, with translation MSCGMCGGAARPAPKYEVTFPDGSTRIYLTETEARIAATSAGGGTILRTDA, from the coding sequence GTGAGCTGCGGCATGTGCGGCGGCGCCGCCCGCCCGGCACCGAAGTACGAGGTCACGTTCCCCGACGGCTCCACCCGCATCTACCTCACGGAGACCGAGGCCCGCATCGCCGCGACGTCCGCCGGCGGCGGCACCATCCTCCGCACCGACGCTTAA
- a CDS encoding glutaredoxin domain-containing protein yields the protein MTPDRMITVYTAPSCMQCHATKRHLRRAGVDFKLVDVTRDAVGRFAVEQLGYSMLPVVTVDLPDGLDHWSGYRPDMLDAAITVATEALEVLP from the coding sequence GTGACCCCCGACCGGATGATCACCGTCTACACCGCCCCGTCGTGCATGCAGTGCCACGCTACGAAGCGGCATCTCCGCCGCGCCGGCGTGGATTTCAAGCTCGTCGACGTCACCCGCGACGCGGTGGGCCGCTTCGCCGTCGAGCAGCTCGGGTATTCGATGCTGCCGGTCGTCACCGTCGATCTGCCGGATGGTCTCGACCACTGGTCGGGGTACCGGCCCGACATGCTCGACGCCGCCATCACCGTCGCCACCGAGGCGTTGGAGGTCCTGCCGTGA